The Zygosaccharomyces rouxii strain CBS732 chromosome G complete sequence genome contains a region encoding:
- the FBP26 gene encoding fructose-2,6-bisphosphatase (highly similar to uniprot|P32604 Saccharomyces cerevisiae YJL155C FBP26 Fructose-2 6-bisphosphatase required for glucose metabolism): MAFYTVSNVENLRVCVVMVGLPARGKSFIAQKIVRYLSWLSIKAKCFNVGNYRRQSGSGHPNAEFFDFNNTEAFGIRQKAAEQAVADMMAWYERENGVVAILDGTNTTRERRDWILKICREHAIEPMFLESWSDDMDMVLRNISDVKKSSPDYEGIDPEVATNDFLKRISKYEKVYEPLDHELDKNLTYVKLINVAQEVIINRIQTYLESRVVFYVMNLHIRPRCIWLSRHGESLYNVEKKIGGDSWLSERGFRYSYKLPDLVKQSAGDADLTVWTSTLIRTQQTAQELPYKQLHWKALDELDAGVCDGMTYEEIEEKYPGDFKARDENKYEYRYPGGESYRDVVIRLEPIIMELERQENILIVTHQAVLRCIYAYFMNVPQEESPWMSIPLHTLIKLEPKAYGTKVTRIKADVPAVSTYKEKGTSQVGESTQDGTKFRNILLNLPESSK, from the coding sequence ATGGCATTCTATACAGTATCCAACGTTGAAAACCTGAGGGTTTGTGTCGTCATGGTTGGTCTTCCCGCTAGGGGTAAGTCCTTTATTGCTCAAAAGATCGTGAGGTATCTATCCTGGCTTTCCATTAAGGCGAAATGTTTTAATGTAGGTAATTACCGTCGCCAATCTGGAAGTGGACACCCGAATGCagaattttttgatttcaaCAATACAGAGGCATTTGGAATTAGGCAAAAAGCTGCTGAACAAGCTGTTGCTGATATGATGGCATGGtatgaaagagaaaatggTGTAGTGGCGATCCTTGATGGTACCAATActacaagagaaagaagagattGGATCTTAAAGATTTGTAGGGAGCATGCCATTGAGCCAATGTTTTTAGAAAGTTGGTCTGATGACATGGACATGGTCCTAAGAAATATTAGCGATGTAAAAAAATCATCTCCCGATTACGAAGGTATCGATCCTGAAGTGGCTACCAACGATTTCCTAAAGAGAATTTCGAAGTATGAAAAAGTTTACGAACCATTAGATCACGAGCTGGATAAAAATCTAACGTACGTGAAGTTGATCAATGTGGCTCAGGAGGTGATCATTAATAGAATTCAAACCTATCTAGAGAGTCGTGTTGTTTTCTATGTGATGAACTTACACATTCGTCCTCGTTGCATATGGTTATCGCGCCATGGTGAGTCTCTCTATAACGtagagaaaaaaattggtggtgattcTTGGCTTTCTGAAAGAGGATTTAGGTACAGCTATAAATTACCTGACTTGGTTAAGCAAAGTGCAGGTGATGCTGATCTAACGGTTTGGACATCTACTTTAATCAGAACTCAACAGACTGCTCAAGAATTACCTTACAAACAATTGCATTGGAAAGCGTTAGACGAATTAGATGCAGGTGTATGCGATGGTATGACttatgaagaaattgaagagaagTACCCTGGTGATTTCAAAGCTAGAGATGAAAACAAATACGAGTACAGATACCCTGGTGGTGAATCTTACCGTGATGTGGTGATTAGGCTAGAGCCTATCATCATGGAATTAGAACGTCAAGAAAACATTTTGATAGTAACACATCAGGCAGTACTACGGTGCATTTACGCATATTTCATGAATGTTCCTCAGGAGGAATCTCCATGGATGTCAATTCCGCTACACACTTTGATTAAATTGGAACCAAAGGCATACGGTACTAAAGTGACGAGAATTAAAGCTGACGTTCCCGCTGTCAGTACTTACAAGGAAAAGGGTA